TTCCCGAACTATATCAACAGCTATTACAAAAATATCCTATACAGCTAGTTGAACCGATTCCCCAGTTTAATCCTCAAGGGATTCAGGTGACTCGCCTTGCCTGTCCTATTTTTGACGATCGCAATATTATTGGTAATCTTTGGGGACTCAAACCCCCAGGAGAATTATTTACCTCTTTAGAAATTCGTCTGATGCAGCAGGTAGCTTCTCAATGTGCGATCGCAATCCGCCAGGCGAGACTATACGCCAATTCTAATCGCCAGGTTGCCGAGTTGGCTAAGCTTAACCAAATCAAAGATGATTTTCTCAAAACTGTTTCCCATGAATTAAAAGCTCCCATGAGTAGCATTCAGTTAGCGGCTCAAACCCTCGAAAATCTGCTCAATACCAAACAAAATCCTTCACAATCTCCACTGTTCAAAAGAGTTCTCCAAATTTTCTATCAATCATGCCAACGACAAAAAAAACTAACCGACGATTTGCTGACGATCTGTTATGTAGACGCTAAAGCTAAAGTTGTTCAACCTGAATTGATTGAACTTAACCCTTGGCTGACCAATTTGATTAGACCATATTTAAAACCAATCAAAAAACAACGAAAATTAATTCTGGATTTAGCTACCCAAAAGTTGCAGATCTTTGCCGATCTGGCAATTCTAGAGCGCATTACTCAAGAATTGCTCAACAACGCTTATCAATATGCTCCAGTAGATGGTGAAATCATACTTCAAACTCTGGTCACAAAGTCTGAAGTATCAATCCGTATTATCAATACGGGTATAGAAATCTCCCCAGAAGAACAAAAGCTGATTTTTGACCAGTTTTATTGTATTCCTCACGAAAATTCTAGGAAAAACGGCGGCACAGGTTTAGGATTAACCTTGGTCAAAAAACTGGCAGAAACGCTCAATGCTTCGGTCGAATTTGAAAGTAATTCCCAAAGAACTATGTTTGGGCTCAAATTTCCCTTGGAATCTAATTAAATATCAGTTTGGGTTTTTGTCGTTTACCTACGGTCACAATGAGTAAAAATGAGTAAATATCAGTCTGCGGTTTTTAGCCCGTAACTCTAGAAATCAGACCGCTATTGACGAACAAATATTAACTACGGTTGTAATATCTTTAATAATATTTAAAGCATTGACGCAGCTTAAAAACTTTATCAAACAGCTAAATGGTAAATAATTATGATGGCGCAGTTTGTGTTGTACGGCAGGAGAAAAACTTTTGCAGCTATTTAAACTAAAAGAGTGGACAGGAAACTACCGAGGAGACTTATTAGCCGGTGTTCTGGTGGCTCTGGCCTTAATTCCCGAGGCGATTTCTTTTTCCATCATTGCAGGAGTCGATCCCAAAATAGGACTCTATGCTTCTTTTATTATTGCCATCATTACAGCTATTTTTGGTGGTCGCCCAGGAATGATCTCCGCTGCTACTGCTGCTACTGCTTTGTTAATGTATCCTTTGGTGTCATCAGTAACCGAAAGTGGTAGAGATGGATTACAGTATTTATTTGCTGCTTCAGTGTTGGCAGGTATTCTCCAGCTATTATGGGGCGTAATCAAACTAGCGAATCAGCTCAAATTTGTTTCTCGCGCCGTGATGATTGGGTTTGTCAACGCCTTAGCTATCTTGATTTTTATGGCTCAGTTACCAGAAATAACGGGAGAAAATGCTTCTTTCGCCATCTATGCAATGGTAGCTGGTGCTTTGGCAATTATTTATTTACTGCCCCGCTTGACTACAGCTATTCCTTCTCCTTTAGTCGCAATTCTGGTAATTACGCCGATCTCGATATTTGCTAATAGCGGTGTTCCTACTGTTGGCGATCGCGGAGAATTACCCGCTACTTTCCCTGGCTTTAGCATTCCTCAAGTACCTTTTACCTGGGAAACGCTACAGATTATCTTTCCTTATGCGATCGCTATTTCTTTAGTGGGTTTATTAGAGTCTTTTCTAACTGCCAATGTAGTAGACGATCTAACTGATACCCCTAGTAATAAGAACCAAGAAGCCTATGGTCAGGGAATAGCTAACGTTGTCAGTGGTTTATTCGGCGCAATGGCTGGTTGCGCCATGATCGGTCAGTCGGTAATCAATATTAAGTCTGGAGGACGAACTCGTCTTTCGACTCTTAGTGCAGGAGTCTTTCTGTTACTTTTCATGCTGTTTTTGGGAACACAGGTGGAAAAAATTCCGATGGCAGTATTAGTCGCAATCATGATTATGGTGTCTATCGGTACGTTTAACTGGTCTTCTCTGAAGCAACTGCGCAAAATTCCTCGTAGCGAAACTGCCGTCATGATCACTACTGTAGTTATGACGGTCTTTTCCCACAACTTAGCGGTGGGAGTGTTCAGCGGTGTCGCTTTAAACGCGCTGTTGTTCTCCCGCAAGATTGCTCAGTTGGTATTTGTCGATAGCCTGATTGACCCCCAAAAAGAAAAGCGAGTTTACAACGTTGGTGGTCAGATATTTTTTGTCTCAGTTAATCAATTTCTCAACTCTTTTGGCTTTAAAGAAGACGTTGAGTCGGTCAAAATCGACCTAACTCATGCTCATTTATGGGATCAATCGGCGATCGCTGTACTAGATAAAGTAGTACTTAATTTTCGCCGTAATGGTGCAGAGGTTCAAGTGGTCGGATTAAATGAGGCTAGTGCAACTTTAGTTGATAGGTTGGCAGTACATGACAAATCAGACTCTCTAGAAGACTTAGCCAGTCATTAATGGTGCAATCTTGACATTTTCCAGCAAATTTAAGTGAGGGTCAACAATCGCTCAGCAAATAAGCACCAAAATAAGGACAAATCACAATTTTAAATTGAAAACATGACAAATAGACTAATAATTGTTTTGCAAGATCATTTAATAGCGATCGCAATTGGGGACTTAATCATTTAAGTTTAATTATTTTCTCATCCAAATATTTATTATTATATGCTCAAATTTTATAGCCGTATCTGTCAACAATATTTGTTGCTAAGATTAACATATCTTGGTCTTTGGTAAGACATAATCACTTGCTAAATATGTCAACATACATTCAATGTTACCTAATTTTGTTGTCAAAAAATAAAGTTTTAGTTGATATATTACCGTAGATATAAAAGCATAATTATGAAGCTCAGTATTGGTATTCTTGCTCATAACGAAGCAGATTCTCTGCCCATTTTGTTGCGTTCGCTGTGGCAGCAAAGCTGGCTGCAAGATCTCAATCGCGAAAATTTTGTGGAAATTATCGTTATTCCTAATGGCTGCACAGATAATACGGCAGAAGTAGCACAAGAAATTTTAACCAAGCTTGCCACAAAGGCAAATCCAGATTTACTTCAGTGGAAAGTTTGTCAAGTAAATGAACCAGGTAAAAGTAATGCTTGGAATTTATTTGTCCATCAATTTTCGGCTGACGATACTGATTTCTTCTGTTTGATGGATGCGGATATTCAACTATATGCTCCTGATACATTAGCCAAAATGCTAGACATATTAGTACAAAATCCCGAGTATTGGATCTCTCTAGATCGACCAATCAAAGATGTTGAATTAAAAAAGAATAAGAACTTTCTGGAAAAGCTTTCGGTAGCAGTTTCCAAATCTTCTAATGAAGGTCAATTATATATTTGTGGACAACTTTATTGCGCTCGCGCCTCAGTATTACGTAGTATGTGGATGCCAGCAGGTTTGCCCGTAGAAGATGGGTTTTTAACTCAAATGGTCATTAGTGAAAACTTTACCCTAAAAAATCCTACTTTTGACAAAAGAATTGTCAGGGTAACAGAAGCATCTCACATTTTTGCAGCTTACACCAATCCTTGGGAATTGATTAATCATGAGGTTAGAGTTGTCGTTGGTATAGTGATTAATAGTTTTCTAACTTGTTATTTCCAAGAAAGATGTAACCAAAAGCTAACAGCGGGTAAGCTAATTGCCAAAATGAATTCAGAAAACCATTTCTGGCTCAACGATTTTGTCAAAAATTCTATACCAAAAAGAAGCTGGTGGATTATTCCAATTTCTTTAGTTTTCCGTCGCTATAGGTCTTTAAAAAACCATTCTCTATTTAAAGCCTTGTTACGAATTCCGATCGCTACTTTGGCATTTATAGTTGACCTGGTTGTCTTTATTCGTGCCAATAGCAAGCTGCATGGCGAAGTGATTACCAATTATTGGTAAAATTGACGGTTAAAATATCTTCTTAGTCAGCTACTTAACAACTAATTGCAACTATCGTAGTATATGATGACATCCCATTAAAGATTAAGCTAAAAATGATGACGTTTATTTTTCTAAGTAGATCGCAACTTTTGTAGGATATCGTGGCTAATTGGGACTTGGGTAGATTTTGGCAGACCTTAACTTATTTTGAGATTATTCCTAAAATTGATTTTTGGCAACGGCTATTTCAGCCTAGCCAATCACAATCTAATCGACATACAAATATGGTAATTCTGGTAGCAGGCGCAACGGGTGGAGTTGGTAAACGGGTAACCAAAAAGTTACTCGCACAAAATTATCGCGTTAGAGCTTTGGTTAGAAACGCAGCCAAAGCCAAAGAAATTTTAGGAGAGCAAGTAGAGTTATTTGAAGCAGATATAACTATTCCCGAAACTCTCAATCCAGCAATAATGCAGGGTGTCAACGCGGTAATTTGTTGTACGGGGACAAAAGTACAGCCAGTCGAAGGAGATACACCAACGCGAGAAAAATATTACCAAGGGATTAAGTTCTATTTACCAGAGGTGGTAGATACACCTGAACTAGTTGAATATGAGGGAATTAAAAATTTAGTCCAGCTTGTCTCACAATACATTCAGGCTGCTACAGATAAAATAATTTTTGACTTTACTAGCCCTAGCTTCAATCTTAAAGAAATCTGGGGTGCAGTAGACGATGTGGTCATGGGAGGAGTAAGTCAAAGCAATTTTCGTTTATTAGACAATAAAGCGGTTTTTTCAGGTATTGTCTCTACGGATAACAATGGTGGTTTTGCCTCAGTACGCACTCGCAATTTTGAGCCCCCAATGGATTTATCAGATTATGAAGGTATTGAACTAAAAGTAGTAGGGGATGGAAAACGCTATAAATTTATTACTCGCTGCGAAGGTAAATGGGACGGGATAGGTTATTGTTATTCATTTGATACAGTTTATGACTTCGCGACCACTATTCGTATTCCTTTTAAGGATTTGATTCCCGTGTTTCGTGCCAAAACTGTTGAGTCAGCAACTCAATTAGATTCTGAAAAAGTTTACTCGATGCAGTTGATGTTAAGTAAGTTTGAATACGATGGCGAACTAAATCCCAAGTTTGAAGCAGGTTCTTTTCAGCTAGAGGTTGAGTACATCAAAGCTTACGGAGGTAAAGCCAAACCTCAGTTAGTTCAAATAAGTTCGGCAGGAGTAACTCGTCCTAATCGTCCAGGAATTAACTTAGAAGCAGAACCTCCTGCGGTGCGGATGAATGAGCAGCTAGGAGGAATCCTAACCTGGAAGCTGCGGGGAGAAGAAGCCATCAAATCTAGTGGTTTAACCTATACTATTGTTCGTCCCTGCGCCTTAACCGAGCAACCTGGAGATAAGACTCTCTATGCCGAACAAGGAGATAACCTAAAAGGACAAGTAAGTAGAGATGCCATAGCCGAACTCTGTATCCAGGCAATGAACTTACCCGAAGCGGTAAATAAAACTTTTGAAGTAAAAGAAGAACAGCAAGGTGAAACTAACTGGATCGAGCTATTTAGTAATTTAGAATCAGATGATTGATTGAAGTAAAATGCGATCGCCATTTTAGGAAATAATGTATTTATCTCTAATAAAGTTGACAATTTCTCTCTCCGTTTGTGAATAAGTAATTGTCAACAGCTTTTTGGCATCTTTTTGCAGTTGACTATAATCTATTTGTGATTCTAATTCTTCAATCTCAATCCCATCAAAAACTTCTTCCGCAGCTTGTCTAATTGCCGTGAATAATTTGTTTTGATAATGTTCATCCCATTCATATATATAGTTAGATTTTTTACCTGACCTATTCCTAATTTGAATCTGCGTTACGCTGTTGATGATTGAGTTACGCCAGCTACGAGTTACTCTTTGCTCTACTTGAATTTTAATTAAGTGAACCAGCAAAACTACCAAAAAACTTTCCAAGGTATTAATTTTATCTTGACGGCTTATAGTTTCTAGCTCATCAACAATAGCTAACGCAGCAATTAAATCTCCCTTGACTATTTGTTCTTTTAGTTCTAGTAATTCTTCCATGTTTAGACAATAAACACTAATTCACCGATCATAATTCTATTGTTTAACTACCAGCAAAACAGACTTTATCGGTCTTTGGATCTCATTTCCCTCTGAATCTACCCTGCCGTAAATCGCCTGACCATCATAATAAAGAGAAGCCGAACTTCCTCCATCAAGGTTCATTGCTTTAACCACCCCAAGGCTAGATAAAACATTAGCAAGTTCTGGAAGAGTTATACCCGAATTTAAGGGTTGATCTGGCTGCTGCGCCACCATCGCCAAAATCACATCACCTTTTTTAGTAATACCTACCGCACTTCTGGCATTTAAACTCTCATTAGCGATCGCATCACGAATCTTTTTCCCATCTTGATAGGCGATAAATCCTTCGGCTACGGAATTATCTTGAGGTAATAAACCAGGGCCTCCCCCTAAAGACTCAATTAAGGTACAATTAGTAGGTATGGGTGATAAATGTAGCTGAATATCGTATTGCGTCTTCGAGCCACAAGTGTAGCGACGAAATTCAGCACGATTAAATATTTTTCTTAGGTATTGCTTGAGATCGGGATTATCTACCAGCCTTTCATTAAAGCGCGGATCGACAATAATCTGGGATTGCTGAACAATAAAGGAAGTAGTCTTCTGATTTACGGGATCGAAATAACCACCGTTAATCGCCGCCACTATCTTATCCTGCTTATCTGAGGCAAATTCTGGGATAGCTTGTAGTTCACCAGATAGAGCAGGACTAACTAAATAGTTACTGTTGTGGGGAATAGTAACCGTATGAATAGTATATTGCGATCGCTCGATAGTTTGATAGTGGATCTGCTTATCCGATGTTGATTGAGCCTGAAAGCTTACGGCAAGAGATAAAACCATGCCCAAAAAAACTAAAGCTGTAATAACCCGTCCAGGCTGTTTCATATATAATAATTTTTTCTTACTAGCTGGCACTTTTATTAGGATAGTAAATCAAACCTACCCCAGCCTTATTTTCACGAGTAAAGATAGCTTTAGTAGCAATTAAGTCTTTGAGATGAATCTGAATCATTGAGATAGGACGATTGAGGATTTTATTCATTTCCTTAATTGTTATCCCTGTGCTTCTGGCTTGAATTAGCTGTAAAATTTGCTCCTGGGTACGAATACCAGGACTAGCACTAATAATATTTATTTCGATCACGAAATTACATTCCTTTGAGCATTTGCTGAAGCAATGTCAAAGATTGTTCAATATATCTAAGACAACCTACAGCTATCCCCGCAGTTATATCCGCTATGTTGATAAATGACGACTGAGAATATACCTAGAACAATTATTTTCATCCCAGCTTCATATTCTTGACTGCAACGATAATTAAAAAATTAACCATGAACGAACTAGAAATATCGGCTTTTGATCGCAAAATGATGCAAAACTGCTTGCAGTTGGCACAACGCGCAGCAGGAAGAACTTCGCCTAACCCCTTAGTCGGTTCAGTAATAGTTAAAAATGGTGAAATTATCGGTGAAGGCTTCCATCCAGGAGTAGGACAACCCCATGCTGAAGTATTTGCCTTAAAAAATGCAGGAGAACAAGCCAAAGGTGCAACGGTGTATGTAAATCTAGAACCCTGTAACCATTATGGTAGAACACCACCTTGTTCCGAAGCCTTGATTAAAGCACAGGTAGGCAAAGTAGTTACGGGAATGGTCGATCCCGATCCTCGTGTTGCGGGAGGAGGAATCCAAAAACTACGAGATGCAGGAATAGAAGTAATAGTTGGTGTCGAAGAAACCGCCTGTCGCCAACTCAATGAAGCCTTTATCCATCGCATACTTCATCAACAGCCTTTTGGTATTTTCAAATATGCTATGACTTTGGATGGTAAGATAGCTGCTACAACAGGACATAGTGCTTGGGTAACGGGAAAAGCTGCGCGACATTTAGTACATCAGGTAAGAAGTACTTGCGATGCGGTAATTATTGGAGGAAACACAGTACGTCAAGATAACCCCAACTTAACCACCCACGGCGTAAGCGAACATAATCCTCTGCGAGTTGTGATGAGTCGCAGTCTAGATTTACCCAGCGACTGCAACCTATGGAATACCGATATTGCACCAACAGTAATCTTCACCGAAAATAATAATAACTCTACACTGCAAAAAGAATTGAACACTAAAGGAGTAGATATTATTACCGCTGCTGCACTTACTCCCAAAATAGTTATGGAACATCTATACCAACAGGGAATATCCAAAGTTCTATGGGAATGTGGCGGAACATTGGCAGCAAGAGCGATCGCCGATGGTACAATTCAAAAAGTAATGGCATTTATCGCCCCCAAAATCATTGGTGGAACATCTGCACCATCTCCCATTGGCGATTTGGGTTTAAATCTGATGACTGATGCACTGCAATTAAAAG
Above is a window of Coleofasciculaceae cyanobacterium DNA encoding:
- the ribD gene encoding bifunctional diaminohydroxyphosphoribosylaminopyrimidine deaminase/5-amino-6-(5-phosphoribosylamino)uracil reductase RibD; amino-acid sequence: MNELEISAFDRKMMQNCLQLAQRAAGRTSPNPLVGSVIVKNGEIIGEGFHPGVGQPHAEVFALKNAGEQAKGATVYVNLEPCNHYGRTPPCSEALIKAQVGKVVTGMVDPDPRVAGGGIQKLRDAGIEVIVGVEETACRQLNEAFIHRILHQQPFGIFKYAMTLDGKIAATTGHSAWVTGKAARHLVHQVRSTCDAVIIGGNTVRQDNPNLTTHGVSEHNPLRVVMSRSLDLPSDCNLWNTDIAPTVIFTENNNNSTLQKELNTKGVDIITAAALTPKIVMEHLYQQGISKVLWECGGTLAARAIADGTIQKVMAFIAPKIIGGTSAPSPIGDLGLNLMTDALQLKEIEIQAIDSDILIEGYIRS
- a CDS encoding DUF29 family protein; the encoded protein is MEELLELKEQIVKGDLIAALAIVDELETISRQDKINTLESFLVVLLVHLIKIQVEQRVTRSWRNSIINSVTQIQIRNRSGKKSNYIYEWDEHYQNKLFTAIRQAAEEVFDGIEIEELESQIDYSQLQKDAKKLLTITYSQTEREIVNFIRDKYIIS
- a CDS encoding response regulator → MLTYKKLLTRTSYPNLTRLLRSESGENSLVNQKSKLEPADKLNYYDLKDFALQTKIEDRASKTDNLTTTSATILIVDDTPHNLQVLFAYLETAGFKVLLAQDGESALQIAQSQTPDLILLDVLMPDIDGFATCSQLKAQASTKEIPVIFLTALSETVNKVQGFKLGGVDYITKPTEQEEVLARIQTHLNLQRMRQALAAQNKKLQQTLNFEALIRRITDKLRDSLDETYCLRVATKELATVLNLSSCQVELYDAQQVTATIVYEHNVTLPSCQGETRQINDFPELYQQLLQKYPIQLVEPIPQFNPQGIQVTRLACPIFDDRNIIGNLWGLKPPGELFTSLEIRLMQQVASQCAIAIRQARLYANSNRQVAELAKLNQIKDDFLKTVSHELKAPMSSIQLAAQTLENLLNTKQNPSQSPLFKRVLQIFYQSCQRQKKLTDDLLTICYVDAKAKVVQPELIELNPWLTNLIRPYLKPIKKQRKLILDLATQKLQIFADLAILERITQELLNNAYQYAPVDGEIILQTLVTKSEVSIRIINTGIEISPEEQKLIFDQFYCIPHENSRKNGGTGLGLTLVKKLAETLNASVEFESNSQRTMFGLKFPLESN
- a CDS encoding CIA30 family protein translates to MANWDLGRFWQTLTYFEIIPKIDFWQRLFQPSQSQSNRHTNMVILVAGATGGVGKRVTKKLLAQNYRVRALVRNAAKAKEILGEQVELFEADITIPETLNPAIMQGVNAVICCTGTKVQPVEGDTPTREKYYQGIKFYLPEVVDTPELVEYEGIKNLVQLVSQYIQAATDKIIFDFTSPSFNLKEIWGAVDDVVMGGVSQSNFRLLDNKAVFSGIVSTDNNGGFASVRTRNFEPPMDLSDYEGIELKVVGDGKRYKFITRCEGKWDGIGYCYSFDTVYDFATTIRIPFKDLIPVFRAKTVESATQLDSEKVYSMQLMLSKFEYDGELNPKFEAGSFQLEVEYIKAYGGKAKPQLVQISSAGVTRPNRPGINLEAEPPAVRMNEQLGGILTWKLRGEEAIKSSGLTYTIVRPCALTEQPGDKTLYAEQGDNLKGQVSRDAIAELCIQAMNLPEAVNKTFEVKEEQQGETNWIELFSNLESDD
- a CDS encoding SulP family inorganic anion transporter, encoding MQLFKLKEWTGNYRGDLLAGVLVALALIPEAISFSIIAGVDPKIGLYASFIIAIITAIFGGRPGMISAATAATALLMYPLVSSVTESGRDGLQYLFAASVLAGILQLLWGVIKLANQLKFVSRAVMIGFVNALAILIFMAQLPEITGENASFAIYAMVAGALAIIYLLPRLTTAIPSPLVAILVITPISIFANSGVPTVGDRGELPATFPGFSIPQVPFTWETLQIIFPYAIAISLVGLLESFLTANVVDDLTDTPSNKNQEAYGQGIANVVSGLFGAMAGCAMIGQSVINIKSGGRTRLSTLSAGVFLLLFMLFLGTQVEKIPMAVLVAIMIMVSIGTFNWSSLKQLRKIPRSETAVMITTVVMTVFSHNLAVGVFSGVALNALLFSRKIAQLVFVDSLIDPQKEKRVYNVGGQIFFVSVNQFLNSFGFKEDVESVKIDLTHAHLWDQSAIAVLDKVVLNFRRNGAEVQVVGLNEASATLVDRLAVHDKSDSLEDLASH
- a CDS encoding phosphodiester glycosidase family protein; this encodes MKQPGRVITALVFLGMVLSLAVSFQAQSTSDKQIHYQTIERSQYTIHTVTIPHNSNYLVSPALSGELQAIPEFASDKQDKIVAAINGGYFDPVNQKTTSFIVQQSQIIVDPRFNERLVDNPDLKQYLRKIFNRAEFRRYTCGSKTQYDIQLHLSPIPTNCTLIESLGGGPGLLPQDNSVAEGFIAYQDGKKIRDAIANESLNARSAVGITKKGDVILAMVAQQPDQPLNSGITLPELANVLSSLGVVKAMNLDGGSSASLYYDGQAIYGRVDSEGNEIQRPIKSVLLVVKQ
- a CDS encoding glycosyltransferase family 2 protein; this translates as MKLSIGILAHNEADSLPILLRSLWQQSWLQDLNRENFVEIIVIPNGCTDNTAEVAQEILTKLATKANPDLLQWKVCQVNEPGKSNAWNLFVHQFSADDTDFFCLMDADIQLYAPDTLAKMLDILVQNPEYWISLDRPIKDVELKKNKNFLEKLSVAVSKSSNEGQLYICGQLYCARASVLRSMWMPAGLPVEDGFLTQMVISENFTLKNPTFDKRIVRVTEASHIFAAYTNPWELINHEVRVVVGIVINSFLTCYFQERCNQKLTAGKLIAKMNSENHFWLNDFVKNSIPKRSWWIIPISLVFRRYRSLKNHSLFKALLRIPIATLAFIVDLVVFIRANSKLHGEVITNYW